Genomic window (Acidimicrobiia bacterium):
CGAAGTCGTATCGATCGAGTCGGCGACCGACGCGATCCTTCTGGCTTCGCTTTCGCTCGTCGGCGTCGCGGTGCGTTCTCTCGAACCCGTCTCGATCACGTTGCAGCAGTACCGGACCCTCGTCCTGCTCTCGGAGCATGGTGAGCAGAACGTCGGAGGGCTCGCCGAGCTGCTCGCGATCCACCCCTCCGGCGCGACGCGACTCTGCGACCGCCTCCTCGCTTCGGGCCATATCGAGCGCGCGACATCGCGTGAGAGCCGGCGCGAGGTCACGGTCCTCCTGAGCGCGCGTGGCCGTGCTCTCGTACGGAAGGTGACGCTCGACCGCGGGGAGGAGGTACGCGCGATCGTTGCCGCAGTCACGCCGGCTCGTCGCGCCGAGATGATCGCCGGTTTCTCGGCGTTCGCCGACGCGTTCGGCGAGCAGCCCGACGAGGCCTGGAAACTCGGCTGGACGACCTGAAGCACCGGCGCTCGGGTGCGCTGCGCTAGAGGTCGGAGCCACCCCCGGTTCGATGTTCTCCAAGGCGCGCGGCCGGCGTCTTGCCCGACCACTGCTCGCTGAACGTCCAGTCCGGTTGCTTCGAGATCTGGGAGGAATCGATGGTCGCCCGGCCGTCGACGATGTCGACCAGCTCGGCGATCGGTTCGGGCTCCCGCGCCGGCGCGGCGCCGCTCAGGTGCGCGCGCACGGTGTCCGGGTAGGCGTCGAGCAGGCTTCCGACCGCGGTGCGCTGCTGCGAAGCGAGCGAGCACCGGGCGCCGTCGTCGACGCTGCCCAGCACGGTCCGGAGCACACCGTGATCGCTCGCGCTCGCGGCTGACCGAGCGAGTTGCGCGAGGAGTGTCGCGACGCGGAGACCTCCGAATTTGCAGGGCGTGCACTGTCCGCACGACTCGACGGCCAGGAAGCGCGATACGCCCGCAGCCACCGCGACCGGGTCGGCGGTGTCGTCGAAGACCATGAAGCCCGCCGAGCCGACGCCACTGCCGCGGCGCGCGAGATCCTCGTAGGTCACGGGCGTGTCGAGTCCGGAGGGGAGGATCGCTCCGTTCGCGACCCCGGGGAGGACGAAGGCGACCCGACGACCCGGACGAACGCCGCCACCGACGAGGTCGATGATCTCTCGCAGCGGTGTGCCGAAGCTCACCTCGCCGACCGCGGCCCGACGCGTCGCGCCGGTGATCGTGCAGACGATCGTGCCGGGGGAGGCTTCGGTGCCGAGCGTCCGGTACCACGCGGCTCCTCTGGCGACGATGCGCGGCACGTTCGCGAGCGTCTCGACGTTGTCGACGAGCGTCGGCGGTGCCGCAAGCTCCGCAGCCGGGCCCGCCATGGCGACGCGGGCCGAAAGGCCGCTCGCCGACGTGAGCGCGGCGCGAGCGGTCACGAGCTCGCGCACCCCGCGCCGGTACGGCGGCGCGATTCGCGGAAACGGGTAGCGACCGTCGAGCGTCTCGAGAAGCGCCGTCTCCTCTCCGTACAGGTACTCCCGAGGCCCCTCGAACACGTCGATCGTCACGCCGTCGCACCAACCTGCCGAGTCGAGCTCGGCGATCGCGCCGCGCACGCGCGCGATCTCGGTGGTGAACGCGTGCTTCGTTGCGACGATCACCTGGTCGGCGCCGATCGCGCGGGCCGCGATCAAGGCTCCCTCGAGCACCTGGTACGGATTGTTGCGCAGGATCGTGCGGTCCTTGAACGTGCCCGGCTCACCCTCGGCCGCATTGACGACGACCGAGGCCGGCACCAGATGCGATCGATTGGCGCGCACCGTGCGCCATTTGCGCCCGGTCGGGAACCCGGCCCCGCCGCGCCCGCGCAAACCTGATTCGGCAACCTCGTCGATGATGGCGTCGGCGTCGCGTCGCCTCGCCGCACGCAGGCCTTCGCCGCCGCGGATCCGCAGGTACTGATCGAACGACGTGACCGGCACCGGGTGGAGAACGCGATGGACCAGGCTCACGAACGAACACCCCGTCGTCGACACGACATCTGTCGCAGCGTGCAGATCATGCGGACGCACCTTTCCCGATCATCGTGGACCAATACGTGGCTTCCACCAATGTTTGCTACTCTACACATGACATGAAGTCAGCCACGTATTGCAGCCGAGTTCCGAGCGTTACGCCTTGAACCCCGCGTCGCTCGGCCTGTCACCGCTGGCGCGCCGCGCGCTCGTCTCCGTCGTGGTCGACGGGCCCCAGCCCATCGACCGACTCGCGGAACGCCTCGGGGCCCCGTTGGCGAGCGTCGGAGCGGCCGCGCGTGCGCTGGTCGTGCGGGGCGCGGCCGTCCGAGTACCGCGCGGGAGCGGGCTACCAATGCTCGTCGCGTCGACCGGAGGGTCGGCGATCGTGCACGACGGCCTGACGCGCGAGCGAGATGCGCAGGGGCCGTGAGAACGCTCGTCGTCGGCGCCGGAATCGCCGGCCCGACCGTTGCCGCTCGGCTGCTCCGAGCCGGTCGTTCCGATTCGTTCGATGCCGTACTCGCGTGCGACGGCGTCGCGCCTCCGGGACGCGCGACGACATCTTCGGTACGCCTCATCGGTACGACTCGGATTGGGAGCTGTGGACGTGGTGGGCGCCGGCCGACCTGTTCGAACCGACGACGGATCCACGAATGGTGAAGTGCACGGTGCTTCGCCGGCGTTTATCCGTCTCCCGAGCGGGCGACGTGCGTCGGCGGCGGACCGCGCGCGCTCACCAGGACGACACGCGCGCGCGAGTTCCTCTCGGAGCACGCTCCCAGTCTCTCGGAACGGGTTCCCTCCCTCGGCGAGGCGCTCGTCGACTCGGACGGCGCGTTCCGATGGCTCGCGCGCTACGAACGCCGGTGTCGCCGGATGGCCGAGCAAAGTCAGACCGCGTCGCGCCGTCGTGCGCGTGTGATGTTCCTTCGGTACGCGCTCCTCGACCGGCCGCGGCGCGCGATCGCGCGGCGGTACCCGGCCGCGCGGCTGCTCCGGCAGATCGTCGAGGCGAACCGCCCGCCACTCTGATTGCGTTGGATTGCGCCGCTAGCTGTAGTGAGAGTCGCTGTGGCCGGCTGCCGCGCCGAGAACGGCAGGCGCGACGACCTCGACGGGCACCGCGGTGAGGTGCTCGAGCCGGCGGGCCACGCCACCGCCGACGAGATGGTGTTTGCGCTCGTGCGTCTCGCCGCCGATCACGATGAGGTCGGCGCCGTACCTCGCCGCGATGTGCGCGAGCTGGTGCGCGGGCTCACCGAGCTGTACGACGGCCCGCGCGTCGATGCCGCGGCTGCACAGCGGTGCGGCGACTCTGCGCTCGAGCCGCCGGCGCCGCGCTTGGAGGTAGGGCCTCGAGTCGATCATCAGGCTCGCGAGCGCCCACACCTCGCTGCGATGGACGGCGTGGAGCACGAGCACCGACGCGTGCCGTTCGAGTGCGAGCTGCGCGGTCCGGTCGACCAACGCACCGACGCGGTCGTCGTCGTCGGCCCCGAGCACCAGCGTCATGCTCGTGCCCCACGCATGCGCCTTCTCGGGATCGGTGACGGCAGCACGCGGCGGTACGGCCATGTCTGCGGGCGCGAATGGCTCCGGTCCGACGGTCATGTGTGTGATCCCCTCGTTCGCGGCTGCGCCATATAGCTGTAGTATAGCAATCATTGTTGTACGACAGTGAATGACGGAAACGGAGGACCTCACCCATGTCTCTCCTCGACGTCGCAGCGCTCACGGTCCTGGCGGTCGCCGCGCTCGTGACCATTCACTTCCTCTTACGCGCCGGTGCCTCACGGCGGTCGGTCACGCGGACGATGCGACGATCCGCACCCGACCGACCCGGCGCGTCGGTCGAGCAAGCGGCCCGATCGGTCGACCGTGCCGGCGGCCCGACCGCCGCGGGCGAGCTCGCCCTGCTGCGGGATGCGCCCTTGACGAGCCGGCACGTGCCGGACGACGAAGCGTTGGGGATCACGCGCCGCGAGTTCTTCAACCGCGGACTGCTCGGAACCGTCGCGATCGCGCTCGCGGGTGGAGTGAGCACCGTGATCGCGTATCTCTGGCCCTCGAGCGGCGGCGGCTTCGGCGGCACAATCCCGGCCGGGAATCTCGACACCATGCTGTCGTTCATCGACACGAACAAGCAGCCGTTCTACGTGCCCGAGGCGCGCACGTACATCGTGCGCTACCCCGCCGCCGACCTCCCGGCGGCTCGGAAGTCGAACGCGTATCCCGACTTCATCCTCGCCGGCATGCAGCAAGGCATCGTGGCGCTCTACCAGCGCTGCACGCACCTCGGCTGCCGCGTGCCGTGGTGTCCGAGCTCGCAGTGGTTCGAGTGCCCGTGCCACGGATCGAAGTACAACCGAGTCGGCGAGAAGCGCGATGGTCCCGCGCCGCGCGGCCTCGACCGCTTCCAAGCCCTGATCCACGCGGGCAACGTCACGGTCAACACCGGCTTGCTCGCCGTCGGGCCGCCGATCGGAACGAACACGACCGGTCAGGTCGCGGACGGCCCGCACTGCGTCGGCTGATCTCCGCAGGATCCTCGTCTCGACCTCGCCAAGAACCGAGTCGGCGAGGTCGGGTCATCACCGGCTACCGCCGCGCGAGGGTCGTCAGGGGCGTCCCGCGAGCGAAGAGCTCCAGCGAGAGCTGCGCGACGGACTCGCCACCACTCTCGTCCGCCTCCGGGCCGCGTGCCGTCGTCACCAGGAGGTGATAGCCGCCGCGCTGCCAGGCGCCCTGGTACGCGGAGGTGCCAACGGATTGGACGCGAACGACGAGCTTCCACTGCGCGCGCTGGAGCACATGCTCGTAGCTCTGGATGGCGAGCCACGGCGTTTCCATCGGGACCGTGAAGGTGCGCGTCGTCACGCCGCCCCGAGACGACACCGATCCGACGGCCCGCATCCGGAGGAGACGCGGGAGGTCGTCGAACATCGCGGCGGTGGATCGCGACGTGTGCGGCGCCGGTTGGTCGGACCGGGCCGACGCGCCCGAGCTCGTGCTGCGGCATCCGGAGGAGAGAGCCACGACGGCGGTGAGCGCGAGCACTGGGAGAAGAACGTGGGCACGTGAGCTGATGAAGCCCGGTCTACCCAAGAAGGCGACCGGCCGTGGACTCTTCGCGCCCGCGACGCCACGCGCCGCGGACGCGAATCAGCCGGGGTGCTGCACCCCGGCTGACCTGCTGTTATCCGGTGGGCCGTGCAAGATTTGAACTTGCGACCCCTTCCGTGTCAAGGAAGTGCTCTCCCCCTGAGCTAACGGCCCGAGCGGAGCGAGGAGCGTACCAAAGGGGTTCGCGACGACCGGCGTCCTACGACGACGCGCCGTCGCTCGCGACCGTGTCGAAGCGATCGATCGCGGCGATCGGGATCCGGTGCCTCGTGCCCGGGAAGTTGCCGACGACGGCGTGATCGCCGTCGATCTCGCACTGGCGCAATGCCCGTCGTGGCGGCCGGACGATCGACGCGTACGGCAGCGCTGACATCGCGCGTCCTCAGGCGTTGCTCGTGCCGCTCGGCAACGTCGTCGCCGGTCCGCCCGTGTCCTTCTGCGGCATGCGCTGCGCGAGCAAGGTCCAGCCGAGCAGCTGCACCGAACGGTGATCGTTCAGGTTCGCGTGCAGTTGGATGCCGATGTCGTAGGTGCCGGACGCGAGCGGTCCGAGCGCGCGCTCGACCTGGAACGGGATCGGCGGCGCGACGTTGTTCGGCCACGCGGGGAGCGACGCCGGCGGCATCGCGATGCCGTCGATCGTGACGTCGATCGCGACGGGGAACGACGCGCCGTTCGGGAACGAGACCGCGCCCGAGAAACGGACATCGAACAGATCGCGACGGCCGCGCGGGACGGTCAGCCGGAAGGTCGCCTTGTCGACCGCGACCGGAGTCGAGACGTCGATGGGCGGTTGCTGGTCGGACCGGACCACGACGACGGAGGCCAGGCTGCCGTCGGCCGAGCCCGTCGCGGCGGCGCCGGTTTTCATGACCGCGCCGGCGACGAAGCCCCCGAGCGCGCAGAAGGCGATCAAGGCCACCAGGCCAACGAACAACCGCCGCATCCCGCTCTCCCGCCCCTGCTCCCACCACGCACAGTAGCCAAACACCGCCCAATCGCGCCACTAGGAGCGCGAAAACTGCGGCCGATCTGATCGATCCAGGTGACGCGGCGCGTCACTTTTCTCGATCAGATGCCCCCGGCCACCTCGCGATCCGCATGGTGGCGCGGGGTCGGGGATTCGGCGGCGCGCCGTAGCATCCGGGCGCTCGCGAACGAGGGGGACGCATGGGGTTGCTCGACGGACACCGGGCGGTCGTGACGGGCGGCGCGTCCGGCATCGGCGCGCAGACCGCGCGCCGCATGACCGAGGAAGGCGCACGCGTCGCGCTCCTCGACATCAACGGCGACGGAGCCGAGACGCTCGCGAAGGAGCTCGACGGCCTCGCCTACCAGGTCGACGTCACCGACTTCCACGCCGTGCAGGCCGCGGTCGACGACGCGCACGCGCAGCTCGACGGGCTGTCGCTCCTCTTCAACAACGCGGGCGGCAGCAACATCATGAACATCCACCAGTGGGACGTCGACGAGTGGAAGCGCATCGTCGACCTCAACCTCAACGGGGTCTTCCACGGCTTCAAGGCCGCGGTGCCGCACATCCTCGCCGGCGGTGGCGGCGCGATCGTCAGCACTGCGTCGATCTCGGGCACGCGACCGTCGGCCGGCGAAGCGCCCTACTCCGCGGCGAAGGCCGCGGTCGTCGCGCTCACCGCGAACGCGGCGCTCGAGTACGCGCCGACGATCCGCGCGAACTCGGTGTCGCCCGGCATGATCCACACGCCGCTGACCGAGTTGCTCCTCGTCGAGCAGGGTCTCGGCGAACGGGAGCGCATGATCGACAAGACGCCGCTCGCCCGCGTCGGCGCGCCGGACGACATCGCCGGCGTCGTCGTGTTCCTCTGCTCCGATCTCGCCAAGTTCGTCACCGGCCAGAACATCGTGATCGACGGCGGGATGACCCTCCACGGCGCGGGCATGGACGGCGTCCTCGGCCGGGCCCGCGACAAGTTCGGCCTGCAGTAGCCGACGCTTGGCGGGGGCCTCACAGTCTCCTGACAAACCGGGGCGACACTCGACTCATCCCCCAGAGCAAAGGCGTCCCCGAATGATCAAGAAGGTTCTTGCCACGTTCGTCACCGCCGCGGTGGTCGGAGCGGGCGGACTCGCGGTGGCCTCGGCGGCGACGCCGGGCCCGTCGAGCTCGGCCCCGACCACCGCCGCGACCGCGGCCGGCCACCCCAAGGCGCGACTCGGGCTCCGCAAGCTCGGCTTCGAGACCGCGGCGAAGACGATCGGCCTCTCCCCCGCCGATCTGCTGAAGGCGATGAAGGGCGGCCACACGATCGCCGCCGTCGCGGCCGACCACCACGTCGCCGAGTCGACCGTCGTCAGCGCGGTCGAGACCGCGCTCGACCACGCGGTCCAGCAGGCCGAGGCGAACGGCAAGATCACGGGTGCGCAGGAAACCAAGATCGAGCAGGGCATCGCGAAGCGCGTGCCGAAGCTCGTCGAGGCGAAGCCGGGCGCGCTCATCCGGCACCGTGTGGTGCGCGGCGCGGTCGACGTGTCGGCGAAGACGATCGGAGTCACGACGGACAGCCTGCGCCAGTCGCTCGCGAGTGGTCAGAGCGTGGCCGACGTCGCGAACGCGCACCATGTGCAGCCGCAGACGGTCGTCGACGCGCTCGTGAAGGCGGGCGACACGCGCGTCGACGCGCTCACGTCGCACCACCGCATCTCCTCGGCTCGCGCCGCGAAGCTGAAGGCTCGCCTGCCGCAGCTCGCGCAGCGCTTCGTGAACCGCACGCGCGGTTCCGAGCAGTCGTCGTAGCCGGCGCTGGTTCCCGCAAGGTCGGGCG
Coding sequences:
- a CDS encoding MarR family transcriptional regulator; the protein is MAPHTSEVVSIESATDAILLASLSLVGVAVRSLEPVSITLQQYRTLVLLSEHGEQNVGGLAELLAIHPSGATRLCDRLLASGHIERATSRESRREVTVLLSARGRALVRKVTLDRGEEVRAIVAAVTPARRAEMIAGFSAFADAFGEQPDEAWKLGWTT
- a CDS encoding NADH-ubiquinone oxidoreductase-F iron-sulfur binding region domain-containing protein — encoded protein: MSLVHRVLHPVPVTSFDQYLRIRGGEGLRAARRRDADAIIDEVAESGLRGRGGAGFPTGRKWRTVRANRSHLVPASVVVNAAEGEPGTFKDRTILRNNPYQVLEGALIAARAIGADQVIVATKHAFTTEIARVRGAIAELDSAGWCDGVTIDVFEGPREYLYGEETALLETLDGRYPFPRIAPPYRRGVRELVTARAALTSASGLSARVAMAGPAAELAAPPTLVDNVETLANVPRIVARGAAWYRTLGTEASPGTIVCTITGATRRAAVGEVSFGTPLREIIDLVGGGVRPGRRVAFVLPGVANGAILPSGLDTPVTYEDLARRGSGVGSAGFMVFDDTADPVAVAAGVSRFLAVESCGQCTPCKFGGLRVATLLAQLARSAASASDHGVLRTVLGSVDDGARCSLASQQRTAVGSLLDAYPDTVRAHLSGAAPAREPEPIAELVDIVDGRATIDSSQISKQPDWTFSEQWSGKTPAARLGEHRTGGGSDL
- a CDS encoding universal stress protein, producing MTVGPEPFAPADMAVPPRAAVTDPEKAHAWGTSMTLVLGADDDDRVGALVDRTAQLALERHASVLVLHAVHRSEVWALASLMIDSRPYLQARRRRLERRVAAPLCSRGIDARAVVQLGEPAHQLAHIAARYGADLIVIGGETHERKHHLVGGGVARRLEHLTAVPVEVVAPAVLGAAAGHSDSHYS
- a CDS encoding Rieske 2Fe-2S domain-containing protein, coding for MSLLDVAALTVLAVAALVTIHFLLRAGASRRSVTRTMRRSAPDRPGASVEQAARSVDRAGGPTAAGELALLRDAPLTSRHVPDDEALGITRREFFNRGLLGTVAIALAGGVSTVIAYLWPSSGGGFGGTIPAGNLDTMLSFIDTNKQPFYVPEARTYIVRYPAADLPAARKSNAYPDFILAGMQQGIVALYQRCTHLGCRVPWCPSSQWFECPCHGSKYNRVGEKRDGPAPRGLDRFQALIHAGNVTVNTGLLAVGPPIGTNTTGQVADGPHCVG
- a CDS encoding SDR family NAD(P)-dependent oxidoreductase translates to MGLLDGHRAVVTGGASGIGAQTARRMTEEGARVALLDINGDGAETLAKELDGLAYQVDVTDFHAVQAAVDDAHAQLDGLSLLFNNAGGSNIMNIHQWDVDEWKRIVDLNLNGVFHGFKAAVPHILAGGGGAIVSTASISGTRPSAGEAPYSAAKAAVVALTANAALEYAPTIRANSVSPGMIHTPLTELLLVEQGLGERERMIDKTPLARVGAPDDIAGVVVFLCSDLAKFVTGQNIVIDGGMTLHGAGMDGVLGRARDKFGLQ